Proteins found in one Acanthopagrus latus isolate v.2019 chromosome 3, fAcaLat1.1, whole genome shotgun sequence genomic segment:
- the LOC119015006 gene encoding C-type lectin domain family 6 member A-like, with product MKVNNGSSLLEEQQETSTDKSGSGRYRQLTHYFALLVFLLVVIALLQTLCLVQISLVFQSQSSLQEAKVSDLTSRLEKLRRSYQLLFSQYPALNQYCPVSNHTAGERVCTPCPANWTAQGEKCFLFSRDRSDWISSQYRCMALGGAVAMVRTEEEQVFLWKEAQSLSQGDSYWLGLRTGGGDEGWQWSDGSRVEKGPEFWLHVPDNTDSRPLCGRLTPGDDYRRSWFTSTCSTRLRRICERRQAALQ from the exons ATGAAAGTGAACAACGGGTcgtctctgctggaggagcaaCAGGAAACATCTACAGACAAGA gtGGGTCGGGTCGGTACCGACAGCTGACTCATTACTTCGCTCTGCTCGTCTTCCTGCTGGTCGTCATCGCTCTGCTGCAGACGCTCTGCT TGGTTCAGATCAGCCTGGTGTTCCAGTCGCAGTCGAGCCTGCAGGAGGCCAAAGTGTCGGATCTGACGAGCAGGCTGGAGAAGCTGCGCCGGTCCTATCAGCTCCTGTTCTCCCAGTACCCAGCTCTGAACCAGTACTGCCCCGTCAGCAACCACACCGCCGGCG AGAGAGTCTGCACGCCGTGTCCGGCCAACTGGACGGCTCAGGGGGAGAAATGTTTCCTGTTCAGTCGGGACAGGTCCGACTGGATCAGCAGCCAGTACCGCTGCATGGCACTGGGGGGCGCTGTGGCCATGgtcaggacagaggaggagcag gtgtttctgtggAAAGAGGCCCAGAGTCTGAGCCAGGGGGACTCGTACTGGCTCGGCCTGAGGACGGGTGGTGGTGACGAGGGCTGGCAGTGGAGCGACGGCTCCCGGGTGGAGAAGGGACCAGA GTTTTGGCTTCACGTGCCCGACAACACCGACAGCAGGCCGCTGTGTGGACGACTCACCCCGGGAGACGACTACAGGAGGAGCTggttcacctccacctgctccacccgGCTGAGGAGGATCTGTGAGAGGAGGCAGGCTGCTCtacagtga
- the LOC119016896 gene encoding cytochrome c oxidase subunit 6B1-like: MSDDIEEKIKNYRTAPFDARFPNTNQTRNCYQNYLDYHRCNKALTARDQDTAPCEWYRRVYKSLCPISWVQKWDDQLEAGTFAGKI, from the exons ATGTCTGACGACATTGAGGAGAAGATCAAGAACTACAGGACGGCTCCTTTCGACGCCCGCTTCCCCAACACCAACCAGACCCGCAACTGTTACCAGAACTATCTGG atTACCACAGATGTAACAAAGCTCTGACTGCCAGAGACCAGGACACCGCTCCCTGCGAGTGGTACCGGCGGGTCTACAAGAGCCTCTGCCCCATCAGCTGG GTTCAGAAATGGGACGATCAGCTGGAGGCGGGAACTTTTGCTGGAAAGATCTGA